From the Salmo trutta chromosome 30, fSalTru1.1, whole genome shotgun sequence genome, one window contains:
- the LOC115168221 gene encoding cold shock domain-containing protein E1 isoform X15 has product MSFDPGMLHNGHTAFANGTAVGIRETGVVEKLLTSYGFIQCSERQARLFFHCSQYNGNLQELKIGDDVEFEVSSDRRTGKPIAVKLLKIKPEVLPEERISGQVGPDSHASPFTVLHGYIHPVVSAIPTHLDGKSAPGQVPTGSVCYERNGYGFLPTQEVFYLTYTPDDIEGNMHLDTGDKVSFYMETNKHTGAVSAHNIVLVKKKQMRCQGVVCATKEAFGFIERADVVKEIFFHYSEFKGDLEALQAGDDVEFTIKERNGKEVATDVRLLAQGTVIFEDISIEQFEGTVIKVIPKVTTKNQNDPLPGRICARISYTDKELLFGEKDTKSKVTLLEGDHVQFNISTDRRDKLERATNIDILPDTFHFTKESREMVRTLRRSMGVIAAMRDGFGFIKCVDRDARMFFHFSEVLEESQLHISDEVEFTVVPVSPGKKSMDMLSAQRNHAVRIKKLPKGTVSFHTQSEQRFVGVVEKETTAAITNNKSASPSKAKEKKKDKEAEEGVISYEDCGVKLTVSYHVKDLEGAAQPQAGDKVEFSINEVKRTGQQSAVTIKILNRTVNTKRLLGYIATLKDNFGFIETANHDQEIFFHYSELCGDMENLELGDTVEYTLSKGKGNKVSAEKVTKVAAVNSVGQDVGEAVMLGKVVRPLRSVDPSQTEYQGLIEHSEEEGTKGQNYPFGIMGMTNKADCLQKGELVKFQLCTVAQTGQKMACNVVPQRKALVECVKDQFGFITYEVGESKKLFFHVKEVQDGLELQTGDEVEFSVILNQRTGKCSACNVRRVSEGPKPVATPRPDRLVNRLKSITLDDASAPRLVIVRQPRGPDNSKGFNVERKTRQPGVID; this is encoded by the exons ATGAGTTTTGACCCTGGCATGCTCCACAATGGGCACACCGCGTTTGCCAACGGCACGGCGGTGGGCATCAGGGAGACTGGCGTGGTGGAGAAGCTGCTCACCTCCTATGGGTTCATCCAGTGCTCGGAGCGGCAGGCACGCCTCTTCTTTCACTGCTCCCAGTACAACGGCAACCTGCAGGAGCTCAAGATAGGAG atGATGTGGAGTTTGAAGTGTCCTCAGACAGGCGTACTGGCAAGCCCATAGCAGTGAAGCTGCTTAAGATCAAACCAGAGGTGCTTCCAGAGGAGCGCATCTCGGGCCAGGTGGGGCCAGACTCGCACGCCTCTCCATTTACTGTGCTGCATGGTTATATTCATCCA GTCGTCTCAGCGATTCCTACTCACCTGGATGGCAAGTCTGCTCCAGGGCAGGTGCCCACTGGCAGTGTGTGCTACGAGAGAAATGGG TATGGATTCCTTCCCACGCAGGAGGTGTTTTACTTGACCTACACCCCAGACGACATAGAGGGCAACATGCACCTGGACACGGGAGACAAAGTCAGCTTCTACATGGAAACCAACAAGCA CACCGGTGCAGTCAGTGCACACAACATTGTCCTGGTAAAGAAGAAACAGATGAGGTGCCAGGGGGTTGTCTGTGCCACCAAG GAGGCCTTTGGGTTCATTGAGAGAGCTGACGTGGTGAAGGAGATCTTCTTCCACTACAGCGAGTTCAAGGGCGACCTGGAGGCCCTGCAGGCCGGCGACGACGTGGAGTTCACCATCAAAGAGAGAAAC GGGAAAGAGGTGGCTACTGACGTGAGGCTGCTCGCCCAGGGGACAGTCATATTTGAGGACATCAGCATCGAGCAGTTTGAAGGCACCGTTATCAAGGTCATCCCTAAAGTAACAACCAAGAACCAG AATGATCCACTACCAGGCCGCATCTGTGCCAGGATCAGTTACACGGACAAGGAGCTCCTGTTTGGTGAGAAGGACACCAAGTCCAAGGTGACCCTGCTGGAAGGTGACCATGTGCAGTTCAACATTTCCACAGACCGAAGGGACAAGCTGGAGCGGGCCACCAACATCGACATCCTGCCCGATACCTTCCACTTCACCAAGGAGTCCCGTGAGATGGTAAGGACCCTGAGGAGATCCATG GGTGTGATCGCTGCCATGCGCGACGGCTTTGGCTTCATCAAGTGTGTGGACCGGGACGCCAGGATGTTCTTTCACTTTAGCGAGGTCTTGGAGGAGAGCCAGCTGCACATCTCTGACGAAGTAGAGTTCACCGTTGTGCCCGTGAGTCCAGGGAAAAAGTCCATG GACATGCTGTCTGCCCAGAGGAACCACGCGGTGCGCATCAAGAAGCTGCCCAAAGGCACTGTGTCCTTCCATACCCAGTCTGAGCAGCGCTTTGTGGGCGTGGTGGAGAAGGAGACCACGGCAGCCATCACCAACAACAAGAGCGCAAGCCCCAGCAAGGCCAAAGAGAAG AAAAAAGACAAG GAAGCAGAAGAGGGAGTGATTTCTTATGAGGACTGTGGAGTGAAGCTGACTGTGTCGTACCATGTCAAAGATCTGGAGGGAGCTGCCCAGCCACAGGCAGGAGACAAG GTGGAGTTCTCCATCAATGAGGTAAAGAGGACGGGCCAGCAGAGTGCGGTCACGATTAAGATCCTCAACCGCACAGTCAACACCAAAAGGCTGCTGGGATACATCGCCACCCTGAAAGACAACTTTGGGTTCATTGAGACGGCCAATCACGATCAAGAGATCTTCTTTCACTACAG TGAGCTGTGTGGAGACATGGAGAACCTGGAGCTGGGTGACACTGTGGAATACACCCTGTCCAAGGGCAAAGGAAACAAAGTCAGCGCTGAGAAGGTTACGAAGGTAGCAGCAG TGAATAGTGTGGGGCAGGATGTTGGTGAGGCGGTGATGCTGGGGAAGGTGGTGCGCCCTCTGCGTAGTGTGGACCCGTCGCAGACAGAGTACCAGGGGCTCATCGAGCACTCAGAGGAAG AGGGCACGAAGGGCCAGAATTACCCCTTTGGCATCATGGGCATGACAAACAAGGCAGACTGTCTGCAGAAAGGAGAGCTGGTGAAGTTCCAGCTGTGCACAGTGGCCCAGACAGGACAGAAGATGGCTTGCAACGTTGTCCCCCAACGCAAAGCCTTAGTGGAGTGCGTCAAGGACCAG TTTGGTTTCATCACATATGAAGTTGGTGAGAGTAAGAAGCTGTTTTTCCATGTCAAAGAGGTGCAGGATGGCTTGGAGCTCCAGACTGGGGATGAGGTGGAGTTCTCAGTCATTCTCAACCAACGCACAGGGAAATGTAGTGCCTGCAATGTGCGCAGAGTCAG TGAAGGGCCTAAACCGGTGGCAACCCCCCGTCCCGATCGTTTGGTCAACCGGCTCAAGAGCATCACCCTGGATGACGCTAGTGCCCCCCGCCTAGTCATTGTGAGACAGCCCCGTGGCCCTGACAACTCAAAG GGCTTCAACGTGGAGCGGAAGACTCGTCAACCGGGTGTAATTGACTGA